Proteins co-encoded in one Pelodiscus sinensis isolate JC-2024 chromosome 9, ASM4963464v1, whole genome shotgun sequence genomic window:
- the MRPL37 gene encoding large ribosomal subunit protein mL37: MAGVWGPVRPAAGALRAWGPRGPHRGKALQARRKPLPRTPWTTRGPPPGAPLPRSWQEKRPVQEQIPGLEQVTYAGKQYFVPWLARPQLPPWERGWHDPRHSPGPRYEAMPLYKERVCYVCHQRVKMLEGVKQALWLTKTKLIEGLPLKVLSITDEPANQLENQDDRVQNAISHARVWNTTELIPKRENYCPMLLEDLLHLCRTMTSKHPSLCKRMLARDYRLAATWERESSLLQVRGMNGMLLNAMNPLPPVASKDEILATENHILETFYPVSPTIDLQEVNVYEERNDIGFREGYPYPHPHTLYFVESANMRPTRFKPEQLRAKMLMFAFGNALAKAKILYGNDPKVLEHPVVVQSIGSEGRIFQFMVFQLNTTDLASSDGIKNLVWIDSDQYMYDYIRYLPAIRKKVVKYPPGIYGYRPEIFNKFLALYLHGAV, translated from the exons ATGGCGGGCGTGTGGGGGCCTGTGCGGCCGGCGGCCGGGGCGCTGAGGGCGTGGGGCCCGCGCGGGCCGCACCGCGGCAAGGCCCTTCAGGCGCGCCGCAAGCCGCTGCCCCGCACGCCCTGGACCACCCGCGGGCCGCCCCCGGGGGCCCCGCTGCCACGCAGCTGGCAGGAGAAGCGGCCGGTGCAGGAGCAGATCCCCGGCCTGGAGCAGGTCACCTACGCGGGCAAGCAGTACTTCGTGCCATGGCTGGCCCGGCCCCAACTGCcgccctgggagcggggctggcacgACCCCCGCCACTCCCCGGGGCCGCGCTATGAGGCGATGCCGCTCTACAAGGAGCGCGTGTGCTACGTGTGCCACCAGCGCGTCAAGATGCTGGAAG GAGTAAAGCAAGCACTGTGGCTAACAAAGACAAAGTTAATAGAAGGCTTACCTCTGAAAGTACTTAGTATTACTGATGAACCAGCCAACCAACTAGAGAATCAGGATGATAGAGTACAGAATGCAATCTCTCATGCACGTGTCTGGAATACCACTGAACTTATTCCCAAGAGAGAGAATTATTG CCCTATGCTCTTGGAAGACTTGTTACATTTGTGTAGGACAATGACTAGCAAGCATCCTTCCCTTTGTAAAAGAATGTTGGCTAGAGACTACAGATTGGCAGCTACATGGGAGAGAG aATCATCTCTTCTTCAAGTTCGTGGCATGAATGGAATGCTTCTGAATGCCATGAACCCTTTACCGCCAGTAGCCTCAAAGGATGAGATTCTGGCTACTGAAAACCACATTCTAGAGACCTTCTATCCCGTCTCTCCTACAATTGATCTTCAGGAAGTTAATGTATATGAAGAACGAAATGATATCG GTTTTAGAGAGGGTTATCCCTACCCTCATCCTCATACTCTGTACTTCGTGGAATCAGCCAATATGCGTCCAACCCGATTTAAACCAGAACAGCTCCGAGCTAAAATGCTCATGTTTGCTTTTGGCAATGCCCTGGCAAAGGCCAAGATTCTGTATGGG AATGATCCCAAAGTTCTAGAGCACCCGGTAGTAGTACAAAGCATTGGTTCAGAAGGACGCATTTTCCAATTCATGGTGTTTCAGTTAAATACAACAGACTTAGCTTCTAGTGATGGCATTAAAAACCTCGTCTGGATTGATTCTGATCAGTATATGTATGACTACATCCGATATCTTCCAGCAATCAGGAAGAAAGTTGTCAAG TATCCTCCTGGAATATATGGCTATCGACCTGAAATATTCAACAAGTTTCTGGCACTGTATTTGCATGGAGCTGTGTAA